From a region of the Helianthus annuus cultivar XRQ/B chromosome 5, HanXRQr2.0-SUNRISE, whole genome shotgun sequence genome:
- the LOC110941676 gene encoding serine/threonine protein phosphatase 2A 55 kDa regulatory subunit B beta isoform, producing MTSSSPLHWQFSQVFGERSPDEDVENIDVISAIEFDKTGDYLAVGDRGGRVVIFEKDPGKDVVQRPEYRYKTEFQSHEPEFDYLKSVDIEEKINKMKWCMNLNGSLFILSTNDKTIKLWKVKEQKVKKVKEMDLGPYVSSESSLLSESSFVRSSVSNGHQLEWIDNKGTNIAPSNGQNVVGDAALARCRKMYAHAHDYNINSISINSDEETFISADDLRINLWNLEVSDQCFNIIDMKPSNMEDLTEVITSAEFHLLHCNLLAYSSSRGFIRLVDMRQSALCDRSAIMLQDADPRGPKTFFTEIVASISNIKFSTDGRYILSRDYMNLKLWDMRMSTSPVVTYKIHEHLYPKLCDLYNNDAIFDKFDCCISGDGSHFATGSYSNNMRIFRNGVGSEEGTTVEARRNPYRKQPQQAASRPRRSSLSNLARGLYRQGTDISDTGINEFSCDVKSKLLHLAWHPKANLIACSTGNSLYMYYA from the exons ATGACGTCATCTTCACCTCTCCACTGGCAGTTTTCTCAGGTCTTCGGCGAACGTAGTCCCGACGAAGACGTTGAAAACA TTGATGTCATATCTGCTATTGAGTTTGATAAAACTGGTGATTATCTTGCTGTTGGTGATCGAGGAGGACGTGTTGTTATTTTCGAAAAGGATCCCGGTAAAGAT GTTGTGCAACGTCCTGAATATCGATACAAGACCGAATTCCAGAGTCATGAGCCCGAG TTTGATTATTTAAAAAGTGTTGATATTGAAGAGAAGATTAACAAGATGAAATGGTGCATGAACTTGAATGGGTCGCTCTTTATACTTTCAACGAACGACAAAACCATCAAACTTTGGAAG GTTAAGGAACAAAAAGTCAAGAAAGTCAAAGAAATGGACCTCGGTCCATATGTTTCTTCAGAAAGTTCTCTTTTGTCAGAAAGCAGTTTTGTAAGATCGTCGGTTTCCAATGGTCATCAGCTAGAATGGATTGATAATAAGGGGACAAATATCGCACCTTCAAAT GGGCAAAATGTCGTCGGGGATGCTGCACTTGCAAGATGCCGGAAGATGTATGCACACGCTCATGATTATAATATCAACTCTATTTCTATAAATAG TGACGAGGAAACGTTTATTTCTGCGGATGACCTTAGGATAAACTTATGGAATCTTGAGGTTAGTGACCAATGTTTTAATATCATCGACATGAAGCCGTCAAATATGGAGGATCTTACAG AGGTGATAACATCGGCTGAGTTCCATCTCCTGCATTGTAATCTGCTTGCTTATAGTAGTTCAAGGGGTTTTATTCGGCTAGTAGACATGAGACAATCTGCATTATGTGACCGTAGTGCTATAAT GTTGCAGGATGCTGATCCCCGAGGGCCGAAAACTTTCTTTACAGAAATCGTAGCATCaatttctaatataaagttttcaACAGATGGAAGATACATCTTAAGTCGTGACTACATGAATTtaaag CTGTGGGATATGCGGATGTCAACCTCACCCGTTGTCACGTATAAGATTCATGAGCATCTTTACCCAAAG TTATGTGACTTGTATAATAATGACGCCATATTTGATAAGTTTGATTGTTGCATTAGCGGAGACGGGAGTCACTTTGCAACCGGATCATATAG CAATAATATGAGAATATTCCGTAATGGCGTTGGAAGCGAAGAAGGAACTACAGTGGAAGCTAGAAGAAACCCTTACCG AAAGCAACCGCAACAGGCAGCTTCAAGACCTCGGAGATCATCGTTGAGCAACCTGGCACGTGGATTATACCGACAAG GTACTGATATTTCGGACACGGGAATTAACGAATTTTCATGCGATGTGAAGTCAAAGTTACTGCATTTAGCATGGCACCCGAAGGCCAATCTGATAGCATGCTCTACCGGAAACAGTCTGTACATGTACTATGCATAA